In Streptomyces sp. NBC_00483, a single window of DNA contains:
- a CDS encoding LysR family transcriptional regulator: MVMDVHGRDLRYFTAVAEELHFTRAAERLYVSQPALSKQIRMLEKQVGAPLFERDRREVRLTEAGAALLPHAQRMVAEWEAARESVAKVVAERASALVVGMSTSPGRGGVLPAIRSRFTAEHPDTRLRVRQVSWDDSTAGLADGTSDVAFVWLPLPEQERYRWSPIAEEPRLVAMAETHPLADRETVDFAELLNEPFLALPYSAGPLRDYWLATDARGGKPAVIGAEVASAEETYEALAAELGVVLLALGNAPLVTLGGVVTRPVHGISPSRFVLAWRADDRRPLVEAYARAAAALSDGTRTPTTSRPHAAGRPRGTNSGTKR; the protein is encoded by the coding sequence ATGGTTATGGACGTTCATGGGCGGGACCTCAGGTACTTCACCGCGGTGGCCGAGGAGTTGCACTTCACGCGTGCGGCCGAGCGGCTGTACGTCTCGCAGCCCGCGCTGAGCAAGCAGATCAGGATGCTGGAGAAGCAGGTGGGGGCCCCGCTGTTCGAGCGTGACCGGCGCGAAGTGCGGCTGACCGAGGCGGGGGCGGCGCTGTTGCCGCACGCCCAGCGGATGGTCGCCGAGTGGGAGGCTGCGCGGGAGTCGGTCGCCAAGGTGGTGGCCGAGCGGGCGTCGGCCCTCGTGGTGGGCATGAGCACCAGTCCGGGGCGCGGGGGCGTGCTGCCGGCGATCCGCTCCCGCTTCACCGCCGAGCATCCCGACACCCGGCTCAGGGTCCGCCAGGTGTCCTGGGACGACTCGACGGCGGGGCTCGCCGACGGCACGAGCGACGTGGCGTTCGTCTGGCTGCCGCTGCCGGAACAGGAGCGCTACCGGTGGTCGCCGATAGCCGAGGAGCCCCGCCTGGTCGCCATGGCCGAGACGCATCCGCTGGCCGACCGCGAGACCGTCGACTTCGCGGAGCTCCTGAACGAGCCGTTCCTCGCGCTGCCCTACAGCGCGGGCCCGCTGCGGGACTACTGGCTCGCCACCGACGCCCGCGGCGGGAAACCCGCGGTCATCGGCGCCGAGGTGGCCAGCGCCGAGGAGACGTACGAGGCGCTCGCCGCGGAACTCGGCGTCGTCCTGCTCGCGCTCGGCAACGCGCCGCTGGTCACCCTCGGCGGCGTCGTCACCCGCCCCGTCCACGGCATCTCACCCAGCCGCTTCGTGCTGGCGTGGCGCGCCGACGACCGCCGCCCGCTGGTGGAGGCGTACGCGCGCGCCGCCGCGGCCCTCAGTGACGGAACCCGTACTCCGACCACTTCTCGACCACACGCCGCCGGACGTCCTCGGGGAACGAATTCCGGAACGAAGCGGTGA
- a CDS encoding dihydrofolate reductase family protein, translated as MRTLISTAFVSLDGVMEAPGGEPGYRNSGWTFKGVDFVPEAFEIKGREQTEASAMLFGRVSYEAFSPVWPGMEEFAEYKPMPKYVVSTTLKSGDLVPGWGETSILRSLDEVAALKETEGGPIIMHGSATLNQNLSDAGLIDRYHLLVFPLLLGAGKRLFSATDKDTQALKLVEHEAYANGLQKNVFDVVR; from the coding sequence ATGCGCACGCTGATCAGCACGGCCTTCGTGTCCCTCGACGGAGTCATGGAGGCACCGGGCGGCGAGCCCGGGTACCGCAACTCCGGGTGGACCTTCAAGGGTGTCGACTTCGTGCCCGAGGCGTTCGAGATCAAGGGCCGGGAGCAGACCGAGGCGAGCGCGATGCTCTTCGGTCGGGTCAGCTACGAGGCGTTCAGCCCGGTGTGGCCGGGCATGGAGGAGTTCGCCGAGTACAAGCCGATGCCGAAGTACGTCGTGTCCACCACCCTCAAGTCCGGTGACCTGGTGCCCGGTTGGGGCGAGACGTCGATCCTGCGCTCGCTCGACGAGGTCGCCGCACTGAAGGAGACCGAGGGTGGCCCGATCATCATGCACGGCAGCGCCACCCTCAATCAGAACCTGTCGGACGCGGGCCTCATCGACCGCTACCACCTGCTGGTCTTCCCGCTGCTGCTCGGAGCGGGCAAGCGACTTTTCAGTGCGACGGACAAGGACACGCAAGCCCTGAAGCTCGTCGAGCACGAGGCGTACGCGAACGGGCTGCAGAAGAACGTCTTCGACGTCGTGCGCTGA
- a CDS encoding aspartate aminotransferase family protein, translated as MSALSPVLKQATPVLAERGEGVRLYDESGRAHLDFTAGIGVTSTGHCHPKVVAAAQEQVGKLIHGQYTTVMHKPLQTLSARLGEVLPNGLDSLFFVNSGSEAVEAAMRLAKQATGRPNIVAFQGGFHGRTLAAASMTTSATKFRSGYGPLMSGVALAPFPNTFYYGWDEETATKFALRELDQLLATVTTPADTAAFIVEPVLGEGGYVPANTAFLRGLRERADRHGILLIIDEVQTGFGRTGKFWGHDHFDGKPDIIVTAKGLASGFPLSAIAASKELMARAWPGSQGGTYGGNAVACAAAIATLDVIQEEKLVENAAERGQQLFAGLREVAEAYPVGGQGGIGDVRGLGLMAGTEFVTADGEPDGATAARVHAAASERGLLLLTCGTQGQVVRMIPPLVVNGEEIDEGLGLWRESVAAVLG; from the coding sequence ATGAGTGCCTTGTCCCCCGTCCTCAAGCAGGCCACCCCCGTCCTGGCCGAACGCGGCGAGGGCGTCCGTCTCTACGACGAGTCGGGCCGCGCCCACCTGGACTTCACCGCCGGCATCGGCGTCACGTCCACCGGGCACTGCCACCCGAAGGTGGTGGCCGCCGCCCAGGAGCAGGTCGGCAAGCTCATCCACGGCCAGTACACGACCGTCATGCACAAGCCGCTGCAGACCCTCAGCGCGCGCCTGGGCGAGGTACTGCCGAACGGACTCGACTCGCTCTTCTTCGTCAACTCTGGTTCGGAGGCCGTCGAGGCCGCGATGCGCCTCGCCAAGCAGGCCACCGGTCGGCCCAACATCGTCGCCTTCCAGGGTGGCTTCCACGGCCGTACGCTCGCCGCCGCGTCGATGACCACGTCGGCCACCAAGTTCCGCTCCGGGTACGGGCCGCTGATGTCGGGCGTCGCGCTCGCGCCGTTCCCCAACACCTTCTACTACGGCTGGGACGAGGAGACCGCGACCAAGTTCGCGCTGCGCGAGCTGGACCAGTTGCTCGCCACCGTCACCACGCCCGCCGACACCGCCGCGTTCATCGTGGAGCCGGTCCTCGGCGAGGGCGGCTACGTTCCCGCGAACACGGCCTTCCTGCGCGGCCTGCGCGAGCGCGCCGACCGGCACGGCATCCTGCTGATCATCGACGAGGTGCAGACCGGCTTCGGGCGCACGGGCAAGTTCTGGGGCCACGACCACTTCGACGGCAAGCCCGACATCATCGTCACCGCCAAGGGTCTGGCCAGCGGCTTCCCGCTGTCCGCGATCGCCGCGTCCAAGGAGCTGATGGCGCGGGCATGGCCCGGCTCGCAGGGCGGCACGTACGGCGGCAACGCGGTGGCGTGCGCCGCCGCCATCGCCACGCTCGACGTGATCCAGGAGGAGAAGCTCGTCGAGAACGCGGCCGAGCGCGGCCAGCAGCTCTTCGCCGGACTGCGCGAGGTCGCGGAGGCCTACCCGGTCGGCGGCCAGGGCGGCATCGGCGACGTCCGCGGCCTCGGCCTCATGGCCGGCACCGAGTTCGTCACCGCCGACGGCGAGCCGGACGGCGCCACCGCCGCCCGTGTGCACGCCGCCGCGTCCGAGCGCGGTCTGCTGCTGCTCACCTGCGGGACGCAGGGCCAGGTCGTCCGGATGATCCCGCCGCTGGTCGTGAACGGCGAGGAGATCGACGAGGGCCTGGGGCTGTGGCGCGAGTCGGTCGCGGCGGTCCTCGGCTGA
- a CDS encoding MFS transporter, which produces MRASSPVVELAPVIERQHASRRWLLMYAVCFVITFLDGFDFQILSFAATYIRKDFDLTGTQLGTLGTVGLFGTMIGALIMGYLADRMGRRPTITISVAGFGIFMIAFALADTYGHLFVLRFVSGLFLGGVLPLTWALAAEFAPKRFRVTSVAIIMVGYTLGGAAGGPVSNWLIPEHGWRTVFVVGGVCSLLTLAGVLTLVPESVRFLALKSRPGSDERIARILVRFQPGLSFEPGTRFTAETPGQAFAGKRFTPAQLFRGHLAAITPLLWLVYLLSSALIYFLVFWTPMINEQMGFSVSAAATIAALASVAGAVGQLFISRFVDKKGAGTILWMPLAAVVCMLVLGSGVLAPAVYVGFVIGAKMFVNGGHGGITSIAGTFYPTEIRANGAGWASSVAKAGAMLGPWLGGVILDAGLGAQGAFSIFAICPAVMVLVLFVLGRVQRRMPADAEGALSAAAVEAAPVAPVTPSSRADSSPA; this is translated from the coding sequence GTGAGAGCCTCATCACCCGTCGTGGAGCTGGCCCCGGTCATCGAGCGCCAGCACGCGAGCCGCCGCTGGCTGCTGATGTACGCCGTCTGCTTCGTGATCACGTTCCTCGACGGATTCGACTTCCAGATCCTGTCGTTCGCCGCCACCTATATCCGCAAGGACTTCGACCTCACCGGCACCCAACTGGGCACCCTGGGCACGGTCGGTCTCTTCGGCACCATGATCGGCGCGCTGATCATGGGCTACCTGGCGGACCGGATGGGACGGCGCCCCACCATCACCATCTCCGTCGCGGGCTTCGGCATCTTCATGATCGCCTTCGCCCTGGCGGACACGTACGGGCATCTGTTCGTGCTGCGCTTCGTCTCCGGACTTTTCCTCGGTGGCGTGCTCCCGCTGACCTGGGCGCTGGCGGCCGAGTTCGCGCCGAAGCGGTTCCGGGTGACGTCCGTCGCGATCATCATGGTCGGCTACACGCTCGGCGGGGCGGCCGGCGGCCCGGTCTCCAACTGGCTGATACCGGAACACGGTTGGCGCACGGTGTTCGTCGTCGGTGGCGTGTGCTCGCTGCTGACCCTCGCCGGGGTGCTGACGCTGGTGCCCGAGTCGGTGCGGTTCCTGGCGCTGAAGTCCCGCCCCGGCAGCGACGAGCGCATCGCACGCATCCTCGTCCGCTTCCAGCCGGGCCTGTCCTTCGAGCCCGGGACCCGCTTCACCGCCGAGACCCCGGGGCAGGCGTTCGCGGGGAAGCGGTTCACCCCCGCACAGCTCTTCCGCGGCCACCTCGCCGCCATCACGCCCCTGTTGTGGCTGGTCTACCTGCTGTCGTCCGCGCTGATCTACTTCCTGGTCTTCTGGACGCCGATGATCAACGAGCAGATGGGCTTCAGCGTCAGCGCCGCCGCCACCATCGCCGCCCTGGCCAGCGTCGCGGGCGCCGTCGGGCAGCTGTTCATCAGCCGTTTCGTCGACAAGAAGGGCGCGGGCACGATTCTGTGGATGCCGCTGGCCGCCGTCGTCTGCATGCTCGTGCTCGGCAGCGGCGTGCTCGCACCCGCCGTGTACGTCGGCTTCGTCATCGGCGCGAAGATGTTCGTCAACGGCGGGCACGGCGGTATCACCAGCATCGCGGGCACGTTCTACCCGACGGAGATCCGCGCCAACGGCGCAGGCTGGGCGTCCTCGGTCGCCAAGGCCGGCGCCATGCTGGGGCCCTGGCTCGGCGGCGTCATCCTCGATGCCGGCCTCGGGGCACAGGGCGCGTTCAGCATCTTCGCGATCTGCCCCGCCGTGATGGTCCTGGTGCTGTTCGTACTGGGCCGGGTGCAGCGCAGGATGCCGGCCGACGCCGAGGGTGCGTTGAGCGCTGCGGCGGTGGAGGCGGCGCCCGTCGCACCGGTCACCCCGTCGTCGCGGGCAGACTCGTCCCCGGCCTGA
- a CDS encoding FAD-binding and (Fe-S)-binding domain-containing protein — MSAPVATTGSAASRPDAPDPATLQKLERALREAVPHGEVAFGKRRRAEYAQDASVYRQVPAAVVLPADTDELAAALAACHALDVAVTLRGAGTSIAGQAVGDGVVIDTSRSLNRIVEIDAEAHTARVEPGVVLDRLQDACKPHGLRFGPDPSTHARCTIGGMIGNNACGTHSVAWGRTADNVVELEVLTYDGERIRLRSLDADELQHVIDEGGRTGEIHARLRDLRDRHLAMLRTEFGRFRRQVSGYSLEHLLPERGFDLAAALVGTEGTCAVVVSATVKLVDLPARRTLVALGFADLPAAGDAARHVLRHEPIACEGLGGDQVAALRRNVPDARPEEMLPEGAGWLLCEFGHADATPDPEAEQARADALLKDTGAVDVRLVQSPAEQAALWRIREDSSGLATRAPDGSEAWPGWEDSAVPVEHLGDYLRDLAALLESHGLQGTPYGHFGEGCVHIRIDFDHATAEGVRIFRTFMKDAAELVARHGGTLSGEHGDGQARAEFLPLVYSEEAMEAFGEFKAVWDPENRLNPGILVHPRAADERLRITAGHRPTLSLTTTLALAEDDGDLTKALRRCVGIAKCRTASGGVMCPSYRATGDEKDSTRGRARVLYEMVQGDVITDGWQSEEAAEALDLCLSCKGCKSDCPVGVDMASYKAEFLHHHYKGKRRPASHYALGWLPLWSHLAGLAPSLVNAVTRNKKAATLLKKAGGIAPERPVPPFAGRRFRTSFKKRRNAPAPGSRGKVLLWPDTFTEFMSPEVGRAAVLVLEHAGFEVVLPPDRLCCGLTWHTTGQLDMAKKVLDRTLKAVDPYLQEGMPLIGLEPSCTSLFRTDATELFPDDPRAKRLAEQTMTLAELLDQRAPDVDFGRLDDVTALTQTHCHQHATLGSKADDRVLARVGVDSGRLDSGCCGLAGNFGFEDGHYDVSVAVGEQALLPALREAADDTVVLADGYSCRTQITQLSDRRPRHLAELLRDALRAASR, encoded by the coding sequence ATGTCCGCCCCCGTAGCCACGACCGGATCCGCCGCGTCCCGCCCGGACGCGCCCGACCCGGCGACGCTGCAGAAGCTGGAGCGCGCACTGCGGGAAGCCGTGCCGCACGGCGAGGTCGCTTTCGGGAAGCGGCGGCGCGCCGAGTACGCGCAGGACGCCTCCGTGTACCGGCAGGTGCCCGCGGCCGTCGTGCTGCCCGCCGACACCGACGAGTTGGCCGCGGCGCTCGCCGCCTGCCACGCCCTCGACGTCGCCGTCACCCTGCGCGGTGCGGGCACCTCCATCGCGGGGCAGGCCGTCGGCGACGGCGTCGTCATCGACACGTCGCGCAGCCTGAACCGCATCGTCGAGATCGACGCCGAGGCGCACACCGCCCGCGTCGAACCCGGTGTCGTCCTCGACCGCCTCCAGGACGCCTGCAAGCCGCACGGCCTGCGCTTCGGCCCCGACCCCTCCACGCACGCCCGCTGCACCATCGGCGGCATGATCGGCAACAACGCCTGCGGCACCCACTCGGTGGCCTGGGGACGCACCGCCGACAACGTCGTCGAACTCGAGGTCCTCACCTACGACGGCGAGCGCATTCGGCTGCGCTCCCTCGACGCCGACGAACTGCAGCACGTCATAGACGAGGGCGGCCGCACCGGTGAGATCCACGCCCGCCTGCGTGATCTGCGCGACCGGCATCTGGCCATGCTGCGCACGGAGTTCGGCCGCTTCCGCCGCCAGGTCTCCGGCTACAGCCTCGAACACCTGCTGCCGGAGAGGGGCTTCGACCTCGCGGCAGCACTGGTCGGCACCGAAGGCACCTGCGCGGTCGTCGTCTCGGCCACCGTCAAGCTCGTCGACCTCCCGGCCCGCCGCACCCTCGTGGCCCTCGGCTTCGCCGACCTCCCGGCCGCCGGCGACGCGGCACGGCACGTGCTGCGCCACGAACCCATCGCCTGTGAGGGACTGGGCGGTGACCAGGTCGCGGCGCTGCGCCGCAACGTCCCCGATGCCCGCCCCGAGGAGATGCTGCCCGAGGGTGCGGGCTGGCTGCTGTGCGAGTTCGGCCACGCGGACGCGACGCCCGACCCCGAGGCCGAACAGGCCCGCGCCGACGCCCTGTTGAAGGACACCGGCGCCGTCGACGTACGCCTCGTACAGAGCCCGGCCGAACAGGCCGCCCTGTGGCGCATCCGCGAGGACAGCTCGGGCCTCGCCACCCGCGCCCCCGACGGTTCCGAGGCGTGGCCCGGCTGGGAGGACTCCGCCGTCCCCGTCGAGCACCTCGGCGACTACCTGCGCGACCTGGCCGCGCTCCTGGAATCGCACGGCCTCCAGGGCACCCCGTACGGCCACTTCGGCGAGGGCTGCGTGCACATCCGCATCGACTTCGACCACGCGACGGCCGAAGGCGTGCGGATCTTCCGTACGTTCATGAAGGACGCCGCCGAACTCGTCGCCCGGCACGGCGGCACGCTCTCCGGCGAGCACGGAGACGGCCAGGCCCGCGCCGAATTCCTGCCGCTCGTCTACAGCGAGGAGGCGATGGAGGCGTTCGGAGAGTTCAAGGCGGTCTGGGACCCGGAGAACCGGCTCAACCCCGGCATCCTCGTCCACCCCCGCGCCGCCGACGAACGCCTGCGCATCACCGCGGGCCACCGCCCCACCCTCTCGCTCACCACCACGCTCGCCCTCGCCGAGGACGACGGCGACCTCACGAAGGCGCTGCGCCGCTGCGTCGGCATCGCCAAGTGCCGCACCGCGTCCGGCGGCGTGATGTGCCCCAGCTACCGCGCCACCGGGGACGAGAAGGACTCCACGCGCGGGCGCGCACGCGTGCTGTACGAAATGGTGCAGGGCGACGTCATCACCGACGGCTGGCAGTCGGAGGAGGCCGCCGAGGCACTCGACCTGTGCCTGTCCTGCAAGGGCTGCAAGAGCGACTGCCCCGTGGGCGTGGACATGGCCTCCTACAAGGCGGAGTTCCTGCACCACCACTACAAGGGCAAGCGCCGCCCCGCCTCCCACTACGCACTCGGCTGGCTTCCCCTGTGGTCCCACCTCGCGGGCCTCGCGCCGAGCCTCGTCAACGCGGTGACGCGCAACAAGAAGGCCGCCACACTTCTTAAGAAGGCGGGCGGCATCGCCCCGGAGCGCCCCGTCCCGCCCTTCGCCGGGCGCCGCTTCCGTACGAGCTTCAAGAAGCGCCGCAACGCGCCGGCACCCGGCAGCCGGGGCAAGGTCCTCCTCTGGCCCGACACCTTCACCGAGTTCATGTCGCCCGAGGTCGGCCGCGCCGCGGTCCTCGTCCTCGAACACGCCGGCTTCGAGGTGGTCCTGCCGCCCGACCGCCTGTGCTGCGGCCTGACCTGGCACACGACGGGCCAACTCGACATGGCCAAGAAGGTGTTGGACCGCACCCTCAAGGCGGTCGACCCCTACCTCCAGGAGGGGATGCCGCTGATCGGCCTGGAGCCCAGCTGCACGTCCTTGTTCCGCACGGACGCCACGGAGCTGTTCCCCGACGACCCCCGCGCCAAGCGCCTGGCGGAGCAGACCATGACGCTCGCCGAACTCCTCGACCAGCGCGCCCCCGACGTCGACTTCGGCCGCCTCGACGACGTCACCGCCCTGACCCAGACCCACTGCCACCAGCACGCCACGCTCGGCAGCAAGGCGGACGACCGGGTGCTCGCCCGCGTCGGCGTGGACAGCGGCCGCCTCGACTCCGGCTGCTGCGGCCTGGCCGGCAACTTCGGTTTCGAGGACGGCCATTACGACGTGTCGGTCGCGGTCGGCGAACAGGCCCTGCTGCCGGCCCTGCGCGAGGCGGCCGACGACACGGTGGTCCTCGCGGACGGCTACAGCTGCCGCACCCAGATCACCCAACTCTCCGACCGCCGCCCACGCCACCTCGCGGAACTCCTCAGGGACGCGCTGCGGGCAGCGTCGAGGTGA
- a CDS encoding NAD-dependent succinate-semialdehyde dehydrogenase, producing the protein MSAVTEQQTERERTVVASVPDGLFIGGSWRPAASGATFGVEDPSLARELRTVADAGAEDARAAAEAAAAAQESWAATAPRERSEILRRGYELLMQRQDELALLMTLEMGKPLAEARGEVAYAAEFFRWFAEEAVRIEGGYQASPDGKDRFVVMKRPVGPVLLITPWNFPLAMGTRKIGPAIAAGCTMIVKPAEQTPLTMLKLAEIMTDAGVPAGVLNVLTTSRPGEVVEPLLRGGTIRKLSFTGSTAVGRLLIEQSAEHVLRVSLELGGNAPFIVCEDADLDKAVEGAMAAKMRNIGEACTAANRLYVHESVAAEFAEKLSARMASLAVGRGTDDGVTVGPLIDEDGRGKVEELVADAVERGAKVLTGGERAEGEGYFYTPTVLTGVSPDSALMSQEIFGPVAPILTFTDEDEVVAAANDTEYGLVSYLFTENLERAFRLSERLETGMVGLNKGVVSNPAAPFGGVKASGLGREGGRVGIDEFLETRYLAMPLG; encoded by the coding sequence GTGAGTGCAGTGACCGAACAGCAGACAGAGCGCGAGCGGACCGTCGTCGCCTCCGTGCCCGACGGACTGTTCATCGGCGGCAGCTGGCGCCCGGCGGCCTCCGGCGCGACCTTCGGCGTCGAGGACCCCTCTCTCGCCCGTGAGCTGCGCACCGTCGCCGACGCGGGCGCCGAGGACGCGCGCGCCGCCGCCGAGGCAGCGGCCGCCGCGCAGGAGTCCTGGGCGGCCACGGCGCCGCGCGAGCGCAGCGAGATCCTGCGCCGCGGCTACGAGCTCCTCATGCAGCGCCAGGACGAGCTCGCCCTCCTGATGACACTCGAAATGGGCAAGCCCCTGGCCGAGGCGCGCGGCGAGGTGGCGTACGCCGCCGAGTTCTTCCGCTGGTTCGCCGAGGAGGCCGTCCGGATCGAGGGCGGCTACCAGGCCTCCCCCGACGGCAAGGACCGCTTCGTCGTGATGAAGCGCCCGGTCGGCCCGGTGCTGCTGATCACGCCGTGGAACTTCCCGCTCGCCATGGGCACCCGGAAGATCGGCCCGGCGATCGCGGCGGGCTGCACGATGATCGTGAAGCCGGCCGAGCAGACGCCGCTGACGATGCTGAAGCTCGCCGAGATCATGACCGACGCGGGCGTGCCCGCAGGCGTTCTGAACGTGCTCACCACGTCGCGCCCCGGCGAGGTCGTCGAGCCGCTGCTGCGCGGCGGCACGATCCGCAAGCTGTCCTTCACGGGCTCCACGGCCGTCGGCCGGCTCCTGATCGAGCAGAGCGCCGAGCACGTGCTGCGGGTGTCGTTGGAGCTGGGCGGCAACGCGCCGTTCATCGTGTGCGAGGACGCCGACCTGGACAAGGCCGTAGAGGGTGCGATGGCCGCCAAGATGCGCAACATCGGCGAGGCGTGCACGGCCGCGAACCGCCTGTACGTGCACGAGTCCGTCGCCGCCGAGTTCGCCGAGAAGCTCTCCGCCCGGATGGCCTCGCTCGCGGTCGGCCGCGGCACCGACGACGGCGTCACGGTCGGTCCGCTGATCGACGAGGACGGCCGCGGCAAGGTCGAGGAACTGGTCGCCGACGCCGTCGAGCGCGGCGCGAAGGTCCTGACCGGCGGCGAACGCGCCGAGGGCGAGGGCTACTTCTACACGCCGACCGTCCTCACCGGCGTCTCCCCCGACTCCGCCCTGATGAGCCAGGAGATCTTCGGCCCCGTGGCCCCGATCCTCACCTTCACCGACGAGGACGAGGTCGTCGCCGCGGCCAACGACACCGAGTACGGCCTGGTCTCCTACCTGTTCACGGAGAACCTGGAGCGCGCCTTCCGGCTCTCCGAGCGTCTGGAGACCGGCATGGTCGGCCTCAACAAGGGCGTCGTCTCCAACCCCGCGGCCCCGTTCGGCGGCGTCAAGGCCTCGGGCCTCGGCCGTGAGGGCGGCCGGGTCGGCATCGACGAGTTCCTGGAGACGCGCTACCTGGCGATGCCGCTCGGCTGA
- a CDS encoding oxidoreductase, producing the protein MNRVWLVTGASSGFGRAITEAAVAAGDVVVAAARRTAPLDDLVAAHPDQVETLALDVTAIGDVQAAVDGVAARHGRIDVLVNNAGRGMVGAVEEATDAELRDLMDLHFFGPAALTRAVLPHMRRRGSGTIVQLTSMGGRFAFAGVGAYCATKFALEGLSEALAAEVAPLGIKVLIVEPGAFRTGFAGTEAVAPAPVMDAYQDTVGPVVSGLPGGSGQEPGDPVKAAAAILTAVDADEPPLRLPLGNDAVDAITAQLDGTRAELTNWEKLARSTDFDA; encoded by the coding sequence ATGAACAGGGTTTGGCTGGTCACGGGAGCGAGCAGCGGGTTCGGCCGGGCGATCACCGAGGCGGCGGTGGCCGCGGGGGACGTCGTGGTGGCCGCCGCCCGCCGCACCGCGCCGCTCGACGATCTGGTCGCCGCCCACCCGGACCAGGTCGAGACGCTGGCGCTGGACGTGACCGCCATCGGCGACGTGCAGGCCGCGGTCGACGGAGTGGCCGCACGGCACGGCCGGATCGACGTTCTGGTCAACAACGCCGGGCGCGGCATGGTCGGGGCGGTCGAGGAGGCCACGGACGCGGAGCTGCGGGACCTGATGGACCTGCACTTCTTCGGCCCGGCCGCGCTCACCCGGGCCGTGCTGCCGCACATGCGCCGCCGGGGCTCGGGCACCATCGTCCAACTGACCAGCATGGGCGGGCGGTTCGCGTTCGCGGGGGTCGGCGCCTACTGCGCCACCAAGTTCGCCCTGGAAGGGCTCTCCGAGGCGCTGGCCGCCGAGGTCGCGCCGCTCGGCATCAAGGTGCTGATCGTCGAGCCCGGCGCGTTCCGCACGGGCTTCGCCGGCACCGAGGCGGTGGCCCCGGCCCCGGTCATGGACGCCTACCAGGACACCGTGGGCCCGGTCGTCTCCGGGCTGCCGGGCGGCAGCGGCCAGGAGCCCGGCGACCCGGTCAAGGCCGCTGCCGCCATCCTGACCGCCGTGGACGCCGACGAGCCGCCGCTGCGCCTGCCGCTCGGCAACGACGCGGTCGACGCGATCACCGCCCAACTCGACGGAACCCGAGCCGAGTTGACCAACTGGGAGAAGCTCGCGCGCTCCACCGACTTCGACGCGTGA
- a CDS encoding DUF3830 family protein, with translation MDRFIEVSLPKRGVTATAKLLDDRAPITCEAIWNALPLGSDVYHAKYARNEIYTLVPAFAPQEPPLENPTITPIPGDLCYFTFSNTQMSTASYGYEAAAEQQGNQAAHAERDIVVDLALFYERNNLLINGDQGWVPGIVWGTVVEGLDRLAEACQDLWRTGAVGESLQFKRAE, from the coding sequence ATGGACCGTTTCATCGAGGTCTCCCTGCCCAAGCGCGGCGTCACCGCCACCGCCAAGCTGCTCGACGACCGCGCCCCGATCACCTGCGAGGCGATCTGGAACGCCCTGCCGCTGGGCAGCGACGTCTACCACGCGAAGTACGCGCGCAACGAGATCTACACCCTGGTGCCGGCGTTCGCCCCGCAGGAGCCCCCGCTGGAGAACCCGACGATCACGCCGATCCCCGGCGACCTGTGCTACTTCACGTTCTCCAACACCCAGATGAGCACGGCCTCCTACGGCTACGAGGCCGCCGCCGAGCAGCAGGGCAACCAGGCCGCGCACGCGGAGCGCGACATCGTCGTCGACCTCGCCCTGTTCTACGAGCGCAACAACCTCCTCATCAACGGTGACCAGGGCTGGGTTCCCGGCATCGTCTGGGGCACGGTCGTCGAGGGCCTGGACCGGCTCGCCGAGGCGTGTCAGGACCTGTGGCGGACGGGCGCTGTCGGGGAGTCGCTGCAGTTCAAGCGTGCGGAGTGA